One genomic segment of Flavobacteriaceae bacterium includes these proteins:
- a CDS encoding glucose-6-phosphate isomerase, with amino-acid sequence MSLKKIDPTTTKAWKDLSVHYRDFNSFSIKKAFIEDVHRKEHFSIVFDDLTVDYSKNRIWQETIDLLVQLAKEVELKDAIEKYFSGETINQTEGRAVLHTALRGTSKIPIKIDGKDIRPDISRTLKKIKSFSDKVISGKWKGYTGKSITDIVNIGIGGSDLGPDMIVEALRFYKNKLNTHFISNIDGDHVSEVIKNLNPETTLFVIVSKTFTTQETLTNANTIKNWFLTSASQFDISRHFVAVSTNLDAILAFGIDSNNVFPMWDWVGGRFSLWSAVGLSISLAIGFDNYRLLLDGAEEMDIHFRSAEFHKNIPVILALLSIWYNNFFEAETEAVLPYTQYLTKLAPYLQQAVMESNGKSVDRNGNLIPYQTGTIVWGSTGTNMQHAFMQLVHQGTKLIPADFIGYQQSLYGLTEHHKKLMANFYAQTDALAFGKTKEEVHLELKTLGRLEEVSTLIPFKIFTGNKPSNSLIFKKLTPNSLGKLIALYEHKIFIQGVIWNIFSYDQFGVELGKELAKKILTNA; translated from the coding sequence ATGTCACTAAAGAAGATTGATCCGACTACAACAAAAGCATGGAAAGATTTGTCTGTTCATTATCGGGATTTTAACTCGTTTTCCATCAAAAAAGCATTTATAGAAGATGTACATAGAAAGGAACATTTTTCCATTGTTTTTGATGACTTAACAGTAGATTATTCTAAAAATAGGATTTGGCAGGAAACCATAGATTTATTAGTTCAATTAGCGAAAGAAGTTGAGCTAAAAGATGCTATCGAAAAATACTTTTCCGGAGAAACCATAAATCAAACGGAAGGAAGGGCTGTTCTACATACGGCTTTACGAGGTACTTCCAAAATACCTATCAAAATTGATGGCAAAGATATCAGACCGGACATATCGAGAACTTTAAAAAAAATCAAATCTTTTTCTGATAAGGTAATTTCAGGTAAATGGAAGGGGTATACCGGGAAATCCATTACAGATATCGTAAATATTGGTATTGGCGGTTCGGATCTGGGTCCGGATATGATTGTGGAAGCTTTACGATTTTACAAGAATAAATTAAACACGCATTTTATTTCTAATATAGATGGGGATCATGTTTCTGAGGTGATTAAAAATTTAAATCCCGAAACTACATTATTTGTAATTGTTTCCAAAACATTTACCACTCAGGAGACACTTACAAATGCGAATACTATTAAAAATTGGTTTTTAACATCAGCTTCTCAATTTGATATTTCCAGGCATTTTGTAGCAGTTTCAACAAATCTGGATGCGATATTGGCATTCGGAATAGACAGTAACAATGTATTTCCCATGTGGGATTGGGTAGGCGGGCGCTTCTCTCTATGGTCTGCTGTTGGTTTATCTATTAGCTTAGCCATAGGGTTTGATAACTATCGATTACTTTTAGACGGTGCCGAAGAAATGGACATTCATTTTAGGAGCGCGGAGTTTCATAAAAACATACCCGTAATATTAGCACTTTTAAGTATTTGGTATAATAATTTTTTTGAGGCAGAAACAGAAGCTGTTCTTCCCTACACACAATATCTGACAAAACTAGCTCCTTATCTGCAACAAGCCGTTATGGAGAGTAATGGAAAAAGTGTAGATAGAAATGGAAACCTAATACCATATCAGACAGGTACTATTGTATGGGGCAGTACAGGGACTAATATGCAGCATGCTTTTATGCAATTAGTGCATCAAGGTACAAAATTAATTCCGGCAGATTTCATAGGATACCAACAGTCTTTGTATGGTTTAACTGAGCATCATAAAAAATTGATGGCCAATTTTTATGCTCAAACAGATGCTTTGGCATTTGGAAAAACAAAGGAAGAAGTACATTTAGAGTTAAAAACTTTAGGTAGATTGGAAGAAGTTTCAACACTAATTCCTTTTAAAATATTTACAGGAAATAAACCTAGTAACTCTTTGATTTTTAAAAAGTTAACCCCAAATTCTTTAGGGAAACTAATTGCGTTATACGAACACAAAATATTTATTCAGGGAGTTATCTGGAATATTTTTAGCTATGACCAATTTGGTGTAGAATTAGGAAAGGAACTAGCAAAAAAAATATTGACAAACGCTTAA
- a CDS encoding peptidoglycan DD-metalloendopeptidase family protein: MKKLILLFFILVLLHSCKDDTKKELQIQDSIPVPKTVYEFGYKLNDYKVIKDTIKKGESFGVILDRHHVFYPKINRIAKIIKDTFDVRRVRAGKPYMILAKRDSTQKAQVFIYKHSKAVATVVDFADSTVTAYSYKKPVKTVEKEIAGKIYSSFSQSMDSLRINPDLTYDVAEIYAWTLDFYKLQKGDMFKLIYEEKFIDDSVFIGYGKIKAAVFNHNKRNFYAYRFISDSIKSIPEYYDEKGNMLRSQFLKSPVKYQYRISSRYNLKRRIAYYGYKVRPHKGTDFAAKVGTPIMATASGTVIESAKRGSNGNYVKIKHNAIYSTQYLHMSSRKVRKGQYVKQGGIIGWVGMTGNTAGPHVCYRFWKYGRQVDPFKQKLPSAKPLKKSLQPKYLEFILPLKEQLDAIALAKQSYIQNLEPFVQN, from the coding sequence TTGAAAAAGCTAATACTTTTATTCTTTATTTTAGTATTACTGCATTCATGTAAGGATGATACTAAAAAAGAACTCCAAATTCAAGATTCCATTCCTGTACCAAAAACAGTTTATGAGTTTGGTTATAAGCTAAACGACTATAAGGTAATTAAAGATACGATAAAAAAAGGAGAAAGTTTTGGAGTTATACTTGACAGACATCATGTTTTTTATCCAAAAATAAACAGGATTGCTAAAATTATTAAAGATACTTTTGACGTAAGGAGGGTAAGAGCAGGGAAGCCCTATATGATTCTTGCAAAAAGAGATTCTACGCAAAAAGCGCAAGTTTTTATTTATAAGCATTCTAAAGCGGTTGCTACGGTAGTAGATTTTGCAGACTCAACAGTTACGGCATATTCATATAAAAAACCTGTTAAAACAGTAGAAAAAGAAATTGCAGGAAAAATTTATTCCTCTTTTTCTCAATCCATGGATAGTCTCCGTATAAACCCGGACTTAACATATGACGTAGCCGAAATATATGCATGGACACTGGATTTTTATAAACTTCAAAAAGGAGATATGTTCAAACTTATCTATGAAGAAAAATTTATTGATGATTCCGTATTTATTGGCTATGGAAAGATTAAAGCAGCTGTTTTTAATCATAATAAACGAAATTTTTATGCCTATCGTTTTATTTCTGATTCTATAAAAAGCATCCCTGAATATTATGATGAAAAAGGCAACATGCTGCGAAGTCAATTCTTAAAATCACCTGTTAAATACCAATATCGTATATCCTCAAGATATAATCTTAAGAGAAGAATTGCCTATTACGGATATAAAGTCAGGCCTCATAAAGGGACTGATTTTGCAGCAAAGGTAGGAACCCCTATTATGGCTACTGCCAGTGGTACGGTGATAGAATCTGCAAAGAGAGGCAGCAATGGAAATTATGTAAAGATAAAGCACAATGCTATATACAGTACGCAATACTTACACATGAGTAGCAGAAAAGTTCGTAAAGGACAGTATGTAAAACAAGGAGGTATTATTGGCTGGGTAGGAATGACGGGAAATACGGCAGGCCCCCATGTTTGTTATCGTTTTTGGAAATATGGCAGACAAGTAGATCCTTTCAAGCAAAAATTACCTTCGGCAAAGCCGCTTAAAAAAAGTTTGCAGCCCAAATATTTAGAATTTATCCTCCCTTTAAAAGAGCAGTTAGATGCTATTGCACTAGCAAAACAATCGTATATCCAAAATTTAGAACCCTTTGTTCAAAATTAA